A region of the Kaistia geumhonensis genome:
GTGAAGGCCGGGTCGAAGAAACCAAGGAGGTTTGCCATGCTCAGAGCCATGAAGACCGTTGTCGCAACCGGCCTTTCGGCGGCGATGCTCATCGGCAGCGCCCTCGCGGGCGCCTCGACGGCCAGCGCCCAGTCCACGACGCGCAGCGCTGGTTCCTATGACGTGGCGCAGAATTGGAACAACGGCCGGCATCATCGCGGCCCCGGCTGGCAGGGCGGGCCCCGCGGCCCGGGCTGGCAGGGTGGACCGCCGCGCGGGCCGGGCTGGAATCGCCCGCCGCCGCCCCGCTATGGCTATCGTCATCCGGGCTGGCGCGGGCCGGGCTACTATTATCGCCCCGGCTATCAGGGCCGCTACTATTACAACAACTATAACGCCGCCCTCGCGGCGGGCGTTTTCGGGCTCGCGGCCGGCGCGATCATAGGCGGCGCTGCTGCCAACGCTCAGGCCAACAACAACACGAATGCCTACATCGCCTACTGCTCGCAGCGCTATCGCTCGTTCAACCCGGCGACCGGCACCTATACCGGCTATGACGGACTTCAGCATCGCTGCGTGATGCGCTGATCGAACGCCGACACCTCCGATGCGCCGCGACCCGCAAGGGCCGCGGCGTTTTCGCGTCAGCGGCCGAGGTCCAGTCCTGCGAAATCGAACAGGCCGCGGTCGAGCAGATGCGATGGGTTGGCGTTGCCGAGCGCCTTCAGCATCACGTCCTTGCGGCCGGGCGACTTCCGCTCCCAGTCGGCGAGCATCGCCTTCACCTGGTTGCGTTGCAGCCCTTCCTGCGAACCGCAGAGATCGCAGGGGATGATCGGGAACTCCATCAGTTGCGAGAAGCGCGCGATGTCGTCCTCGGCGGCATAGGCGAGGGGGCGGAGCACGAAGAGGTCGCCCTCGTCGTTGACGAGCTTCGGCGGCATGGCGGCGAGCTTGCCGCCGTGGAAGAGGTTCATGAAGAAGGTCTCCAGGATATCCTCGCGGTGATGGCCGAGCACCACTGCCTGGCACCCTTCCTCGCGCGCGACGCGATAGAGATGGCCGCGCCGAAGCCGCGAGCAGAGCGCGCAATAGGTACGCCCGGCCGGTACCTTCGAGACGACGACGGAATAGGTGTCCTGCCGTTCGATGCGATAGGGCATGCCGATGCCGTCGAAAAAGCTGGGCAGTACGTCCTGCGGAAAGCCCGGCTGCGCCTGGTCGAGATTGCAGGCGAGGAGGTCGACCGGCAGCAGCCCGCGCCATTTGAGGTCGAGCAGCATGGCGAGCAGCGCGTAGGAATCCTTGCCCCCGGACAGGCAGACCAGCCAGCGATCGCCCGGTCGCACCATGCCGAAATCGTCGAGCGCCGCACGGGTCTGGCGAACGAGCCGCTTGCGAAGCTTGGCGAAGGCGACGCTCTTCGGCGCATCATGAAAGAGCGGATGCGCGACGCCCGCTTCGTCGTCGTCCCCGTCGAGATCGATCGGCTCGGTCGTCATGGTGACGGTCATGGGGAACTCCGGGTCTCGCGAAGGCTCATGGCGTCTTCTTGCCCGCTGGCGCGGCCCGGCGCAACCACGCCGCCGCCGTCCGTCCGCCGCGCGGCCTTGCCCGGCCATCGAAGTCCTTCTATCCTGCAACGACCAGCGCGTTGCCTATGCTACGCCGCGCTTGGATCGATACAAGTTTCCTGCATCGCCATGGAGCCACGTATGTTCATCTGCACCGGCTATGCCGCGCAGTCGGCCTCCTCGCCGCTCGCGTTCACCACCTTCGAGCGCCGCGATCCCGGTCCGAAGGATGTCGAGATCGAGATTCTCTATTGCGGCGTCTGCCATTCCGACCTGCACACCGCTCGCAACGAATGGCACAACACCGTCTATCCCAACATTCCCGGCCATGAAGTCGTCGGGCGCGTCCGCCGC
Encoded here:
- a CDS encoding BA14K family protein — encoded protein: MLRAMKTVVATGLSAAMLIGSALAGASTASAQSTTRSAGSYDVAQNWNNGRHHRGPGWQGGPRGPGWQGGPPRGPGWNRPPPPRYGYRHPGWRGPGYYYRPGYQGRYYYNNYNAALAAGVFGLAAGAIIGGAAANAQANNNTNAYIAYCSQRYRSFNPATGTYTGYDGLQHRCVMR
- the ttcA gene encoding tRNA 2-thiocytidine(32) synthetase TtcA, yielding MTTEPIDLDGDDDEAGVAHPLFHDAPKSVAFAKLRKRLVRQTRAALDDFGMVRPGDRWLVCLSGGKDSYALLAMLLDLKWRGLLPVDLLACNLDQAQPGFPQDVLPSFFDGIGMPYRIERQDTYSVVVSKVPAGRTYCALCSRLRRGHLYRVAREEGCQAVVLGHHREDILETFFMNLFHGGKLAAMPPKLVNDEGDLFVLRPLAYAAEDDIARFSQLMEFPIIPCDLCGSQEGLQRNQVKAMLADWERKSPGRKDVMLKALGNANPSHLLDRGLFDFAGLDLGR